In Mesoplodon densirostris isolate mMesDen1 chromosome 2, mMesDen1 primary haplotype, whole genome shotgun sequence, the DNA window ggTCTCACTTTGGGTAAGATGGGTTCTACGTGCCTGGCATATACATTTCATCACTATCCTTGCAATCCTGTATTTGGGTTATATTGTTCTTGTGTTGATTTGTCTGGTGTTCTTCCACAGCTTTTGAGTAGTAGTGTTTGAGTGTCCTACATTTTGTGTAAGGGAGAAATACCATTTGTCTTCGTGGTCCAATACCTATCCCCCTCCCATGGTCAACAGAAATGACAGTGGAAGTCTGACCTTACAGAGGGGAAAGTTCCTCTCTGGACCGGAGTTGCAATCTGCCCACCAAGGCCACAACAGGAGATTGTCCTTTTAATCTAGTGCTAACCTTTTTACAAATGTGTAAGAACCATGACACCTGTTTTACAGCAGTGGGGATGTTTGTTTACCATGGATTCAAGTCCCCTGTACAAACTACCTAGCTGTCAAAAGGGCAAAATGTTGTTGGTCTTCGCTTACATTGCCTAGTAGTCAAGAGACCTAGTAGTCAAGTGTTCCTCAAAGAGTGAGATGCAAAACATGTACACATCACAATCACCTAGGGGTAAGGTACTGGTTAAAAAAATTCCTGGACTTCCTCAGGCCCAATAATCtccattttaaatattctttagaCTATGAGTATCCCAATtagtaaaaataacaaagaacTGTAGATACGCAGATTCTATACAGTGAAATGTAAACATCTGGAAATTGAAATGTCTCTCTTACTAATTATTTACTAGCATCATCTTCTCAATAAGCTCACTGAGAAAAAACACATTCTTATATCTCTAAAGCCAGTGCCTTTCAAGGCCCTGTTCATCACTTCTTggtttttaatatacatatattaagaaatcacacacacacctcctttTAAACTGAAAACTAAATATGTTCAACAGTGGTTCCTCAAAAGCCTGTTATTTCcataactttattaaaataagaaaattaaatatatatgaaaaaataatggaaaacaaGGACCTCTATCAGCTTTATTAGCTGCAATATGCAtttgtaattataaattatataaattataaattacatGTAACATAACTGTAACAAAAActttagttttgaaaaatgttttattcaagAATTACGTAATTTCAAATATCTTCCAAAATACAGTTTCCTAGATTGCTACAAAAGAAAGCAAATTgaataagaaatttaaatcaTTAAATATGTTTCACTAGTATATACATATGAATGCCaagcaattaatatttatttagcccTGGAATGCGTACCATGTCTTTCGTTTTTCCTTATTAAAGGCTCAATCCAGCACTTTGTATAGGCTATGTACAACAGGCAAAAGTTCAGTGTTCATAGGAGTTTCACATTAGCTGCCTCAATTTATAGCTGTGGTAGTTTGTCCACAGGGGTATCAAATTTGAAGTCTGTAGGAAACAGATCTGGGGCCCGAGGATAGATTAGCCTGTAGGACTGTCTGATTGTAACATCAGCAACACCAGCAATATCTCCAATttctaaaagacaaaaatcaaaatattaagtTTAACTTCCATCCTACCTCCCCTTCTACTACCTGCATTTGTGGGACATGGTACTATAAAAcgtctaagtgaaaaagaaaacaaaaatattttcaaaaactaaTAAGTAGAAAGCAGGGCTacagtaacaacaataataatggtATTAGTACTTTTTGCAAAGCATTGTCGAATTAGTTTAAAAGGTTTACTATACAGAAAACATTTAAACAATGCTCAAGGCATAGCACTATGTGTGATAGCTATTATATTGCTCATTGTATTTAGAACTGACTTCTTCACAATAAATTTTTTTGAGGATCACAGAAGTAATCCATGAATACATTCCTGTAAAGAAATTCACTTTATTAGTTCTGTGTTTAAAAGTTCCCCTGCAACGTCTCCCCTAGCTAAACCTCTATTAAGAGGTTCTTGTTAGGTTAAAACCAAAATGGGATCAtgttggtatttttcttttctaaaaaaatatttatttggctgctctggaTCTTAgttacagcacgtgggatcttcgtcgccgcgtgcaggatctttagttgcgacatgtatgatgatctagttccctgactagggatcgaacccaggccccctacattgggagtgtggagtcttaaccactggaccaccagggttaAGTTATTTTTCTACAGCCTCTTTTTTCTACTTAACATATCTGAGGTCAAACAGCTGTATATTATAGCATGATATAGatgtttttcactattataaacacATACTTGAACATATATATTGAGCTCACACGAGTTATTTCTACAGTCTTTTACAGAATCCAAGGATCCACTTTTACCATTCAAAGTCAGTGTcatattttccttccattttttaaaccaaGTCCCAAAGGACTGCCACTTGACAATTATTTGGTTAGTTATACTTaatcaaaatagattttttaaacacACCCTTTAATACAAACTCATTTTACCATCTTTTCAGAGCCAGTTCAAATCGGTGAGATTTTACAGCTTTTCAGTGTGGATGCTGCCATCAGTGCACAATTagctaattttaaatttccttatctTATGTTGCATTATATTTTTCTAGACATAAATACCAATCAATGCCAACTATGTGATTGTCAACTGGCTGCTGGGCAGCAAGTAATTTCACTAcctcacttttaaaatttagaattgactgctcctttttctttataaatctttTTGAGGATCATGGAACTAATTAATGAATGCATGCTTGTAAAGAAATTCACTTAATACTTCTGCTTGAAAGTTCTACAACAGTAAATTCAAAAATAGCTGCAGAAAGTTGAACTACTTATGTTAGCATTTTCATGAAGAAACTGTGAATAGcatacaaaagaagaaagagaacaggTTGCACAGTAAGTTAAAACTTGATGGTCAACACATATTTATAGTGTGCCTCTCTGTAGGGTACCATGCCAGCCAATGAGAAACAAAGCATGGCCACCTCTCAAGATTTAAAAAGTTAAGTTTTGAGGGGAAAAACAGAGACTATTCAAAATAACCAGGAGAATTTAGGGGGAACAAATAAAagcttctaaaaatgaaaaatgtacaaactaaaattaattacttaattcaaatggaaaaaaagttaAGTCTGTACACAGGGTTATgcttccaaatatttttatttatgagaCACTTAAAATGCTGTATTTTCTTAAGTTTTGATGCTAAGGAACTACCTCTTAAACATGGGCTCTGGATATTTAGTGGCAtccctcagagatattgcaggttcagttccagaccactgaaaTAAAGCCAATACTGCAGTAAAGCAAATCACAGGAATTTTTGGGATTCCCagtacatttataaaatttatatttacactatactgtagtctattaaatgtgcagAATTATGTCTAAAAAGACAATGcatatacctcaattaaaaaatactaaaaaaatgctaaccatcatctgacaattcAGAATTGCCATAaaccttccatttgtaaaaaaaaaaaaaaaaaaaaaaaaaaaatgcagtatctgcaaagtgcaacaGAACCAGGTAGGCCTGTACCTGCTTCGtactgaaaatggaaatacagtcACATACTACAGCCTTCATTAATTTCATCACTACCCTTCCTGATGAACAATCCTACCTTTTTGGGTCCTTTTCTCAGCTGATGCCTGTGAGGCCATGTAAATGGCGGCGGCTGCCACAGATATTGGACTCCTTCCAGGAACCAAGTCCAACTCCACAGCTTTACGGGCTATATGTGTAGCTGCCATCTGTACTTGTTTAGGAAGACAAAGGTTGGAACAAAACCTGGACATGAAGTCCCCAGTTGTAATCAGATCCACACTGGTTTCTAAAGCCttcaaaataagtttaaaacaTCGACCGATTTCTTTCTTAGAAATTCGTGATACGGCAcatatttctaaaaagaaaaataaataaataaataaatccacataGGCCATGTAGTTCATTGTAAAATCTAtcatttctgattataaaagtaatatattctAATTGCAAAATTCAATCATGCCTTAAAGATCAATCTCTAATCCTCTCAGTGATACTTCTCATAGAGctaatttaaaatttctcagttagtttaaatgtttattacacttaaaagaagtttttaaaaagttaaatgtaggtcttaatatttcaaaatattaacttCTCTTAAGTTTCAATTCATGCAAGTAAGTTTCTTCAACCAATCAAAAACTCCTTTGATATTTATGTATTAATCTGTTGTAAGGAGTATgtcaagaagatgaaagaaaatactCAAACTAAAGGCTTCTCAAGTAACACAATGTCATATGTACATGCAATCCCTGAGATTACAGGCTATAGAAAAATGAGATCAAATATTTGACCCTATTATTCTAAAAATTCAACTACCACTttcagaataaatttaacaaaagccTTAGTTTTAGCTGTAATAACCCAAAAGATGGTAATGATAATGGTCACTGCCTCTTCACTCTGACACAAGAAAACgtaaaaaatattcatggatgAAGGGTAATTATAGTCTTAAGCCAAAATGTGTAAGTATCACAGCAACACTGTGAATAAGCTGTAATGTTTTCATGGGTAAACTACAAATTAGATGAAAAACACTGGTTCTAGCAAAGCCTCCAACCGAAGTGTGAAAATACAAACTGTCTAACTCAAGAGAAAAAGTTTCATTCATGCTTTCTAAGGCTTGACTCCCTCACCTGTAGAGACCTGTGCTGGGAGCGGAAACTTTTCTGTGCATCCAGTGTACAGACTTACTACAAAGGCTTCTGAGGCCAGGCCTCAAAGCGCACAAGATACAGTCAGAAGATCCTACTAGCAAAGAACAGAGGGCTTACATGGACTAACATGACTTTACATGGGAAATAGCCTGAAAAGAACATGATCAGTATGATCACAGAATTTTTGTCAAGGAATAAAATAAGGCGGTGTTTAGAAAGATACTTAGGTGGATTACTCTATGTAACCAGGAAGACGTGACTTATCTACTTACTGTCAAAGCTGCTTGACTTTGGTTTGTCACTttaatatgaaatagataacattTATATCTAAGCAACTAAAAACTTACCTTTAAATGTCCTAGGAACTCCTTCCTGTCTGCAGGCAATATAGAGACAAGCAGAAGCTATGGCATCATTAGCCCTTCCCTTCAGGCTCTTCTGTTCATACACTTGCTTGAACAGATTATTTGTTCGATCCTTCAAAGCAGAGAAACTAAGTTTAATTCTAGGCCATTTAATTAGCCACAATAGCAAAATTTCACGTTTTCACTAAATTATGCTAAGTCAAAGCCAGCATggcttaaagaaaagaacttacaACTATATTTCGAGGGAGGTTGATTCTGTCTGCCATGGTAGTGATTTCTTTGAATGCATTCATCATTGCCCGATCAGAACTACTCATGGTTCTCCTATTCTGGTACTTAGAATTACCAAATTCATCAAAACTTGCAGCTCCTGTACCCTATAAAACAAAGTTTTATAACTTTATGCAAAAAACTTTGAAAACCTGAATGAACAATTTCTAAGAAAACTTAACTTATACAATCTGACTCCGTATTACCCAAGAAATCTACCCTGAGCAACCTCTCTATTCCTCAAAAGAAAAAGTACCAGGTTAAGATGGTTTTAAAGAGGTTTTCTAGcaaatactttaaatgtaaacatattaTTAGAAAATCTAATAATATAAACCATCATATTAATAGACCTAGGAGAAAAGTCACATGATTATCTCCGAAGGTGCTTAAAAAAGTTAAGCAAACAAAACTCCCAAGTCCAAAGCCAGCACAATGATTAATGAAGAAACATTAGCAGCATTCCACTTCAGTCAGAAGACAAAAACACCTCCTACCACTACCATTTTCTAACACTGTACTAGAAAAACTAACCAATATGATGTAATTTTAATTATGTAatgttattatataataattatattaattactttagtataattatattaaaattcagCAAGAGAAAGATTAGAAGTACAAATTTGAGACAGAAGCGATAAACTATTTGCAGATACTACCTTTGTATTTACCTAGAATACTCAAGAAAATCACTCAAACTGCTATAAATAATAAGAGAATTCATTAGAGGGGCAAGTTCAAAATTAACAAATAGAAATCAATAGCCTACATATGTGTAATCAACCAGTTAgaagacaataaaagaaaaagctgcaattacaacagcaacaaaaaagataaaatatctcGGGATCAACTTAAGAAACATGCAAGACCCTgatgaagaaaactttaaaacatccACTGAAGGACACATATGACCTAAGGAAATGGAAATGCATACTGTATTTCTGGATAACAAGATTTTTTCCTTAAGAAGTCAATTTTCCCTAAGGCAATTTGCAAATCTAACAAAACTCAGTGAAAATAATacccaagttttgttttttgttttttcaactaAACAAAGTTATCCtaactttaaatggaaaagaCAAGTGAGGAAAATGCTGAAAAAGGGCAATAAAGCCAGATATCAGAACAGTGTGGCGTGGCATTGGACTAACTAGACCAGGTTAGAGAAAGGATGAAAAGTCCAGAAATATCCCCAAATACATTCAGAAATTTAACATATGACAAATGTACCATCTTAAAAAATTTCTTTGCCATATAGGCATAAGCAACTTTCAAAAGAAACAGGAGAACCTAATATTAGTGGTTACCTGTTCTGACAGGGAAGGGGGCTGCAACAGAAACAGAGTTTAGGGGTCAAGGGTGAGGAAAAACCACTgtggtttttttacatttttgtttttgtatcatgTATTtcctattgaaaaaaattaaacattaaaaaagtcACAGCATTAATTAGTTGCAATCTTAAGCATTTAAAATTGTCCTTAGTATACTTTTTCCCAGCCTGTAAAGCTAAAGCAAACACAGAAACCtcctactttaaaatatttctgaatattataaactttttaaattagcCTACACCATTTTTCAAACTTAATATGTAATTTATAGACCATGAAAAAATAATGACCTACTTTTGAATACTTTCTTAAAAATAGACTATGCAGTAGTACAGATTCAGTCCTAAAATAGCATACACTTCCTTGATGAGTCCTTTGGAATAATGCCACTACTACTTCCAATTCAGATAACAGAGCAAAAAACAGCCAGGCTGCCAGGAAGATTATGCTCCTGCTTTATATAATAGCAGCaggtaccatttattgaacacattCAATACACTACATGTGTTATAGATACTTTACATACATTCCCATGTAACCCTCAATATCTCTATAAAGTAGTAGTATTCTCACTTAACTGATGAGGAAAGTAAAGCTTAGGCAAGTCATAAATTCACCAATATTAGAAAGTAGTCTATACCGAGATCCAATTTATCTTAGGTGGTATcgagggaaaagagaaaacattccTAATATTCAAGGAACATGTCAATATGAACTCAAAGAACATACTACACTCAATTTTTTGTGCAAAACTGCTTCATGAAAACAAGGGCCTGAGATACAAAGGGTCTGTAACTTCCATCTATTGGTCTCCCATTTAAGATGGAAGAAATGCATAAGGCAACCATCATTCACAATAGTAGTACTGGCAAATCTTATTCTCAGATCAAGATTACTCACTGGGGCAGTGACTGATACTTTTGCAAAGTTCCCAAACAGGTCTTTAGTCAGTCTGCACCTTCCTACCAAATGGATTTATTACCTTGCCAATCATAGTAGACAAATCTCCATCACTCAGAAGAGGATTCTGAGAATCTCCAACTCGAGATGGATCTTTTGTTGCTTTATCATTGCTGAAAGTTCTCCACTCGGATCCTACATCGATAACCCGGTCACCTGAGAATATAAGTGCAAGTCTAAATTGTTTTGTCAAGATGGGATTTATTTAATGCTGCTTAATGCCCAACTCGGTCCTATTATTCCCAGAAAATCTCAACACAAACATCAGGTTTCAGCTTAAGTATCTTGTCTCAGGCATTTGTCCTAAAGCATTCCTATTGTGCCAGTCCAATAATAACCCTCTTTAAACATTATGCTATGATTAATCATATTCTAACTCCTGGAACAAAGAATTAGTCAAAATAAGGACAAATAGCAAAATAAAGCTATTCATATGTGATGCAAAGATAAAGTAATATAACCATGAAGAACCAAAATGTGCAACAGtcatggaaaaaaacagaaaacactatTCACAATGGTATTAATACACatagtttaacatttaaaaaattacaaagtttTCATGGGCAATGCTCTGCAAAGAACTAATAAGCCTAAGGGTACGTTTTAGTAACTAtttgatgaaaaaatattttgggcCAAACAATTCATACAGAATAAACTTTAAGCCTAGAAATCAGTAAGCAAGAAGCCAGACATGGGTAGATCTGGTATAGATTACTGCTTTGGGGGGAATACTCAATGGCTGGTAACACCTCCAACCACAGACAAGAGTTAACATGAACACATGCATATGCTAGTGATTGTGCCCTTTGTAAATGTTCTCTTTCAATCCTGAAAGCTTTATAAAAGGTAGGTACCACTTTTATTGCTACACTAGAAATAAAACTAATTTGCCGAAAACGCGAATGGGATTCCAAAATCTGTTCTATACTGCATTCGTAAAACATGAGCTTTTCCACCAGCTGTGATAAAACTGAAAGCAGGAACCAGATCATTTTCATCTGTGCCTATACACAAcaaacagaaaggagaaaggaatggCAGAAGTTAAGTTACCTCAGTAGCTAAAAGAAGTCTGGTATTCGTAGAGAACAAAAGTAGGGATACCAAGGGGGGCgggtgaattgggagactgggattgatttatatacactactatgtataaaatagataaatgatgagaacctactatatagcacagggaaacctACTcggtgatgacctaaatgggaaggaaatccaaaaaagagggcatatatgtatacacatggctgattcactttgctgtacagcagaaactgacacagcagcgtaaagcaactatactccaacaaaaaaataaaaaataaataaggaaggaattaaaaaaaagaagtctggtATTGACAGTCAATTAATATAATGGTTAACAGTGTGGACTCCTGCTGCTTAGCTTTGGACAAATTTCCTCATTTCTGTGCCTTCACTTCCTCAGCTTTAAATTTCCCCAATAACgtcattttaaagatttaaacattAAATAAGCTAATATAGGTTCAGTACACATGAAGTGCTTAAAAACCAGTTCAAAGTAAGTTGCTTGATATTAGCtatttattgctataaaaataataagataacaAACATTCTGACATTTTGACATTCATTCTGAATAAGAGCACCAGCTGTAAAATATTAATCTCCATATGAGACTTTTACAGTATCAATATCAGAGTGCTTTGCTGAAGTATTTGATCAGTAGGATCAGTAGGACAGcaaaggaggcagggagagaacAGAAGGAACTACATGTAGATTGTGCTAAATCTTCTAAACGTTTTTATATATGGTACATTAACTAAAATGCTTATAAATAGAGTACAGTGATCTGATCTTAGTGTTATATTTAAGACAACAGGTAAATACACAACAGAATCATTCACTCCTGATGGTTTTGGGAAAATCTGTTTTTCTCTGAATGCTCAGATCACTTGGCAATAACCAGATCTCACTTGGACTATCGTGTGTCCCTGTCACTAGGGAACTGGGATAGAGATAGGATCCCCATTTGCCATACCTTATGCAATAAGAATGACCAGGGAAAGCAGAAGCAGGGAGATCAGTTTAGGCAACTTCTGTGGATCAGAGATTGGGCAGGTGGcccaaaataaggagaaaaagttAAATTGATAGGATGGTCATGATGGatttctctgcttcctcctcaTAAAAGCAAACATCACTAAACTTGGGAAGCAATTCTAATTACATAaattaataatgatttttaaaacttacctgaaagaaacataaaatctgTAACTGTGCACTGAACTTTACTATAATACTAATAAGCAAGGCCCATGTCTCCAAGAGACCACTCTAAAGAGActgacttttcttcctttttacagAAGAATAGCTGCTTACAAAAAATAGTTATATAAGCAAAACTAAATTATCTGTATTACCAACACCCAAAGACAGCCACTGTAAATATTCTGGCATatattctttctgtcttttcattcgtgtgtatatatatgtttttttgtaagattaaaattatatcatagggcttccctggtggcgcagtggttgagagtccgcctgccgatgcaggggatacgggttcgtgccccggtctgggaaaatcccacatgccacggagcggctgggcccgtgacccatggccgctgagcctgcgcgtccggagcctgtgctccgcaacgggagaggccacaacagtgagaggcccgcataccgcaaaaaaaaaaaaaaaaaaattatatcatatTGTGCCTATTCCACTACAAGCTCTTTTCACTAAATTTCTATTGAAACACCAaaacaagatttttattttttgaaaatatttattttttattatttatttatttggctgtgtcgtgtcttagttgtggcatgcgggatcttagtttcagcatgcgggatctagttccccgaccagggatcgaacctgggccccctgcattaggcgtccagagtcttaaccactggaccaccagggaagtcccccaaaacaAGATTTTTAGACAAAGTTTAGCCCCTTTAATAGCATCCACTGACCAAAGTGATACCACAGTGTCTCCATGCTTCATGTTTTCAAAGAGAGAAAAGTGAATCTAACTTTCCTAGTcagtgaaatgaaaacacaaacgtacacaaaacaaaaaactactgtGGCCTTCAAATCTAGAGTTACTTaataaatttaagttaaaaaaaatcaaatgtcatCATTAACTTTTAATATCTTAATTAACACAATGGCTGTATTAAGAGAATATtttagggacatccctggtggtacagtggttaacaatcctcctgccaaagcaggggacacaggtttgagccctggtctggggagatctcacatgccgcggagcaactaagcctgtgtgccacaactactgagcctgcactctagagaccactaaaccacaactactgaagcccgcgcgcctagaacccatgctacacaacaaagagaagcaaccgcaatgagaatcccgtgcaccacaaggaagaacagcccccagctcgctgcaactagagaaagcccacacgcagcaacaaaactCAACGCAGccaagcagaaactaacacaccattgcaaagaaattatatgccaataaagatgttaaaaaattattttaattaattaatttaaaaaaagagaatacttTATCTTTACTAACTCACATCTTTTAAGTCTCTCTGGGACTCTAAAAATAAAGCATTAGTTAGCCAACATGCTTCATTTCACTGCATTTTCCTTTTGGCCCAAAAGTAACTTAGCATGAGTTTCTTTTAGTGCTTGCTTTGTACTGCCTCAAAAAAGACAAGC includes these proteins:
- the GTF2B gene encoding transcription initiation factor IIB — its product is MASTSRLDALPRVTCPNHPDAILVEDYRAGDMICPECGLVVGDRVIDVGSEWRTFSNDKATKDPSRVGDSQNPLLSDGDLSTMIGKGTGAASFDEFGNSKYQNRRTMSSSDRAMMNAFKEITTMADRINLPRNIVDRTNNLFKQVYEQKSLKGRANDAIASACLYIACRQEGVPRTFKEICAVSRISKKEIGRCFKLILKALETSVDLITTGDFMSRFCSNLCLPKQVQMAATHIARKAVELDLVPGRSPISVAAAAIYMASQASAEKRTQKEIGDIAGVADVTIRQSYRLIYPRAPDLFPTDFKFDTPVDKLPQL